The sequence AGAAGATTTCTTAGCGCTTCTATGCTTCGCGGCGGTGCGTCGAGAGCGGCGATGAATTTTTTCCATTCGCGGTCGGTCAGCTCGAAATGAGCATCATCGCGAACGACCGCCTCTGCTGCTGAAAGAGCATTTTCCAGCACAAAGTCGCTCAGATTCTTACGTTCCTTTCGAGCCGCCCGCTCAAGCAAAGCCTTGCCTTCGCT comes from Acidobacteriota bacterium and encodes:
- a CDS encoding DUF1778 domain-containing protein — encoded protein: MATTIELKKERLSIRTTSEGKALLERAARKERKNLSDFVLENALSAAEAVVRDDAHFELTDREWKKFIAALDAPPRSIEALRNLLKEPGVFDEK